The Actinomycetota bacterium DNA segment CGTCGTGCTCGTCCTGTCGCGCGTGCCGCCGCACATCGCGCTGCGCGGCGTGCGCGCCGTGTCGTTCCTGCTCACGTTCTCGATCGCCGCGCAGGCGCTGAAGTGGGAGCCAGCCACGGTGGCCCTCGTGCGGCTCGGGCCGCTGGCGGTGGACGGCCCGGGGCTGGCGCGCGGCGTCTTCTTCGCGGTGCGGATCGTCGTGCTCGTCGTCAGCACGTCCCTGCTCACGCTCACGACCACCCCGGTCTCGCTGACCGACGCGCTCGAGCGCCTGATGCGGCCGCTGCGTCACGTCGGCGTGCCCGTAGGGGACGTCGCGACGATGCTCTCGATCGCGCTGCGCTTCATCCCGACGACTGCCGAGGAGGCCGAGAAGGTCGTGCTGGCCCAGGCGTCGCGCGGCGCGCGGTTCGACCGGGGCGGGCCCGTGCAGAGGGCGAAGGCGTTCATCCCCGTCCTGGTGCCGCTGTTCGTGAACCTGTTCCGCCGGGCGGACGACCTGGCAACGGCGATGGAGGCACGGTGCTATCGTGGCGGCGAGGGCCGGACCCGGCTGCGCGAGTCGCGGATGCGCGGCGCCGACTGGGCGACCCTGCTCGCCGGGGGCGCCGCGCTCGTCGCGGTGGCCGTGCTGCTGTAGGGAGGGGCGATGGCGCGCGACCGGCACGAGGAGCACCGGGAGTGGAACGCGGCGGACCGGCGGGAGGCCCGCGCGCTCGCGGCCGTCTCGCCCGAGGGCCGCGCGTGACCGTCACCGCGCTCACGGTCGCCTACGACGGCGCGCCCTTCGCCGGATTCGCGCGTCAGTCGGAGCAGCGCACGGTCCAGGGCACGCTCGAGGACGCTCTCCGCACCGTGCTGCGGCGCGAGGTCGAGACCGTCGGCGCGGGCCGCACCGACGCCGGCGTGCACGCCCTCGGCCAGGTGGTGAGCTTC contains these protein-coding regions:
- a CDS encoding energy-coupling factor transporter transmembrane protein EcfT is translated as VVLVLSRVPPHIALRGVRAVSFLLTFSIAAQALKWEPATVALVRLGPLAVDGPGLARGVFFAVRIVVLVVSTSLLTLTTTPVSLTDALERLMRPLRHVGVPVGDVATMLSIALRFIPTTAEEAEKVVLAQASRGARFDRGGPVQRAKAFIPVLVPLFVNLFRRADDLATAMEARCYRGGEGRTRLRESRMRGADWATLLAGGAALVAVAVLL